Within Pseudomonas alloputida, the genomic segment TCCTTGCAACATCAGGGGCAAATGGCTCGCAACGAGCCGCGGCAATGATACAACGGTCACCGCCCCCGGCGCTGGATTTCCTGCTGGGTGGGGTGACGTCAGCCTGAAAGCATGGGGCTTCCTAGCACCCACGCCGGAGGCACCATGTACAAACCCCTGCTGTTCGCATCGCTGTTACTGACCCCGCTCTCCCTTCATGCACTGGACACCCAGCAGACGCCGACCGAACACCTGCTCGAACTGGGCCGCGAGTTGGCCACCCATGCCGGTGCCAGCCAATGGCAACAACTGTGGCAACGCGTACGCCAGGCCGGCTACCTGCAGACCGACGCCGCACCGGTACATTTCAGCGGGCCCACAGCCCGCTTGCCCGACCTGGCCCGACAAACGCTGGCGCAGGCCGACCAGGCACAGCCACTGAATCAGACCCAGGTACTGTACCGCCGCCACTTTGCCGACCAGGTCATCGGCCAGCGCAACGGCCAGCCGTTGCACGCGCTGTGCCTGCTGGTCGATTGGCGCACGTTGCCGCCGAGCATGCGCGCCACCCCTCAAGCCTATCTGGGTAGCGCCAGTTTGCTGAGCAGCTACCCGTGCGATTGAGGGGTGCTGTACCCACTGCACATCATCGCGAGCGCCCCGACAGGAAACCAGGAGGCGCAGCCAGATGTCCACGCCATTTCCTACAGCGCCAGATATCGCTGCCTGCAAATCCTGTTCACCGAAGCTACAACCCCCAACCCATATGCCGCCTAGCGACGCGCCTCGGCTGTCGCACAGAATTTGCTCACACCTTCGACATAACGCCGTGGGTGATCGGGTCGCACATCCCATCCACCCCGAAGGAGCGCCATATGCAAATGCCAGATTTGAGCCAGATCGATATCAGCCAACTGCCCCACTCGCTGCAGGCCCTGATCGACTGTATCGGCATCGAAAACGCCTACCAGCTGACCTGCGCCTACGGCGGCAGGCCCAAGTACATCCCCAAGCACCGCGAGCGCACCAAGCTCGCTGACGTGCTGCCGGCCGAAGCGCTCGACGCACTGATCAAGCGCTTTGCCGGGGTCGCCCTGGAGATCCCCAAGGCTGACCACTTTCTGCGTCAGCTGCGCAACCAGCAGATCCAGAAGGAAAGCGCCAACGGTTTGTCCCGCAGCCTGCTGGCCAACAAGTACGGCCTGAGCCTGCGGCAGATCGGCAACATCCGGCGCCAGGAGCTTTGCGAGCGCTGACGCCCGACCACCTTGGCTGCTATTCGCGGCTGCCTTAACCCACTAGATAGAGCGAGCTTCCCGATATGCCGTTAGATAACAGCCTTATAGGCTCCGTGATCAATGCCCTGCCGATGGACCGCATGATCGCCGGCCCCTTGCAGGCCATGGTGCAGGCGCAGGTAACCGCCAGCAAATCGTACGCCGATTTCCTGATGCAGGTATGCGTCCAGGATGGCAAGGCAGTGGCCATCCAGTTCGACTACGACGAAACCATTGTCGACGAACAGGGCGAATACAAAGGCGTGGTCAGCAAGACCATGAAAGTGCCGCTGATGGCGGCCATTACCCACCCGAACATTTCCATCGAAGAGGGCACTGTAGAGTTCGAGCTAATTATCAACCAGATGTCGGAAGATGTTTCCAGCAAGGACATGAATGCAGAAGCCACCGGCTCACTGGGATGGGGGCCGTTCAGGCTGAACGTGAAAGGCAGCGTGAGCCACAAATCCACGCAAACCCGCAAAACAGATACCCGTGCCCGCTATGCCTTCAACACGACCCTGAAGCGTCAGGAACCGCCCGAAGCGATGATGAGGGTAATCGAGTTCCTCACTGACGCCGCAACCAAGCCAACCATTGTCCGAACCGCCGAACTGGAAAGCCCGGACGAAATATCCCAGGCGGACACCTTGAAACGGCCCGCGCCTGCGAACCTGACGTCCCCGTAAGAGATTGGCATTTGACCCGACAGCCCCTCCTGCCGGTAGTGGGAGGGGCACAACCTGGCCTGAGGAGTCGAATCATTGCAAAAGCCCCCCGCCCCCATGACCTCCATTGACCTGCGTGAAATTACCCGTGGCCTGCAAGAAGCCGCCAGTGCCACCAACAGCCTGATTGCCCAGCAGTACATCAACCTGTTCGACCAGTTTTTCGAGTGCGACACCGAAGCGCTGGGCGCCCCCATGAAAGCCAAGATGGTCGAGGTGGCCATGGATGGGCAGCACATCATGCGCGTCCCCCTGTTTGCGCTGGTGTCACCTAAAGGCCTGGCCCTTGAGCGCATGCAGGTCGACCTGTCGGTAAGGGTCAAAGGCACCGAGGCGCAGCAGGCACTGCTGACCGCGAGCGAGAGCAAGGCCGCAAGCTTCAAGGTCACCATTGGTGGCCAAGGCCGTCAGGGCGAAAACCGCGACCCGGACGAAGTGCAGATCCGCATGCAGTTCCAGGCGAGCGAACCGCCAGAGGCCCTGAACCGGTTGATCGAGG encodes:
- a CDS encoding Mor transcription activator family protein; this encodes MQMPDLSQIDISQLPHSLQALIDCIGIENAYQLTCAYGGRPKYIPKHRERTKLADVLPAEALDALIKRFAGVALEIPKADHFLRQLRNQQIQKESANGLSRSLLANKYGLSLRQIGNIRRQELCER
- a CDS encoding DUF2589 domain-containing protein, whose product is MPLDNSLIGSVINALPMDRMIAGPLQAMVQAQVTASKSYADFLMQVCVQDGKAVAIQFDYDETIVDEQGEYKGVVSKTMKVPLMAAITHPNISIEEGTVEFELIINQMSEDVSSKDMNAEATGSLGWGPFRLNVKGSVSHKSTQTRKTDTRARYAFNTTLKRQEPPEAMMRVIEFLTDAATKPTIVRTAELESPDEISQADTLKRPAPANLTSP
- a CDS encoding DUF2589 domain-containing protein, producing MQKPPAPMTSIDLREITRGLQEAASATNSLIAQQYINLFDQFFECDTEALGAPMKAKMVEVAMDGQHIMRVPLFALVSPKGLALERMQVDLSVRVKGTEAQQALLTASESKAASFKVTIGGQGRQGENRDPDEVQIRMQFQASEPPEALNRLIEEYTNLIVPVRATTPPPSPDTNEFIEAATVR